The following nucleotide sequence is from Halorussus caseinilyticus.
GGTTTCTGTTCGCTTCGCATCGCTACCGCCAGAGCTACGGAGAAGAACGTCCAGAAAGCTCCCTCCCGGTCGCGGTCGCTCTGCGGGATATTCTCGCTCGCTCACTCCGTTCGCTCGCTCGAATAGTAGCCCGCAGAAGCGACTGAAGTGAACGCGACTGGGCGGCCCCTTTATCCCCCGTCGATTGGTGAGTCGAGCGTTCGCTGTCGATTGGTGAGTCGAGCGTGTGCCGGTGGACCGTCCGGCCGGTCGCCGAGTCGCGGGCCGTCGGCCCGCGACTCTCCCGCCGTGGGACTCATAAATGCTTCTTTAACAATGATATTTAATACTAAAAGATTCTTTTGCGATTTCTATAGCTCACTATAGTTTGGTCGTCGCGTTGGCCCACGTCCGGTCCGGGCGCTCGTCCTCGCGGAACTGTCCGCACCCGCCGCGGAGCGAACTCGTGTAGCTTCCCGAACATCCGGCCTCCTCGCCGTTCTCGAACCACCGGACGCGGACGCCGTGGGCGTCCGGCAGGACTCCGGCAGGGCTTCCGCCGCTGGTGGTCGCCTCGATGCGGTACTGGACGCCCGTCTCGCAGTCGTCGGTCGTCGCGCTTGCGACTTCACTTGCTTCGCTCGCGTGGGACTCGACGTAGACGCGGAACGTACTCAGGTCCGCGCCCGGCGGCGAGGTGCGTTCGACCCACGCCGAGAGGTCGGCGTCCGGGTCGTCGGTCTCGATAAACGTGACCCGCGTGTACGTGCCGCCGCTGACCGACCCGCGGGCGTAGTTCGCCACCGAGTCCCGACACCCCGCGTCGAGGCGTTCGAGCGACGTGACGCGCATCTCGGAGGGTCCGGTGTGGTCCGAGAAGCCGGGGAGGGCGTTCACCGCGCCGGGTTCGAGGGCGGTGACGGCGAGGGAGACGACGAGTACCGCGAGGAGGGCGTCCTTCGGGTTCGGGGAGTTCACGCGGTGGAACTCGCACGCTCCGGAAATAAACGACGGTGGTGCGTGCCGACCGACGGCGGTCACGACTGCCGAACCGACCGACAACAGCAACTATTTCCTCCGAGACATCCACGCCCTAGCTATGCGCGACGCCTATCTCGTCGGCGCGGCCCAGACCGACTTCGGGTCGTTCCCCGACGAAAGCTACCGGTCGCTGTTCCGCACCGCGTTCGAGGCGGCCCGCGACTCCGTGCCCGCGGGTATGGACTCCGACGACGTGGACGAGGCCGTCGTCGGCACCCTCGGCGTGGGCGGCCGCCAACTGGGTCTGTCCGGACCGGCCGCAACCGAACACGTCGGACTCCACGGCATCCCGACCACGCGAGTCGAGAACGCCTGCGCCGCCTCCGGGTACGCGGTCCGGCAGGCGGTGCAGGCCGTCAGGTCCGGGATGGCCGACGTGGTGCTTGCGGGCGGGGTCGAAATCATGACCGACATGTCCGGCGACGCCACCAAGTACTGGCTGGGCGTCTCGGGCGAGACCGAGTGGGAGCGACTCTCCGGGACCACCTTCGCCGGAGTCTACGCGCAGATGGCCGACGCGCACATGGCCGAGTACGGCACCACGACCGAACAGATGTCCCACGTCGCGGTCAAGAACCACCGCAACGGCGCGAAGAACCCCCACGCCCAACTCGGCTTCGAGTGTTCGCTGGAGGACGCCGAGAACGCCCAGACCGTCGCCGACCCCCTCACGCTCTACCACTGCTGTCCGACCACCGACGGGGCCGCAGTCGCCCTGATTGCCAGCGAAGACGTGGTAGACGAGTACACCGACGACCCCATCCGCGTCGCTGGCGTCGGCGCGGCCAGCGACGCCGTGGGCCTGTTCCAGCGCGATAGCTACACCGGTATCGAGGCCTCCCAGCGCGCCGCCGAGACCGCCTACCGGCGCGCCGGAGTCACGCCCGACGACATCGACTTCGCGGAGGTTCACGACTGTTTCTCCATCGCCGAGATTCTGGCCTACGAGGACTTGGGCTTCTGCGAACCCGGCGAGGGCGGCGAACTCGCCGAGTCCGGAACGACCGCGCTCGACGGCGACCTGCCGGTCAACACCTCCGGCGGTCTCAAGTCGAAGGGCCACCCCATCGGGGCGACGGGGGCCGGACAGGTCGCGGAGGCCTTCAAGCAACTCTCGGGCGACGCCGGGAACCGACAGGTCGAGGACGCGACCCGCGGCCTGACCCACAACGTCGGCGGGAGCGGCGGCGCGGCAGTCGTCCACGTCTTCGAGCGCGAGGCGCGAAGCGCCTCGAACAGTCGAGCGGCGAAGCCGCGAGAGAAGGAGCGGGAGGTGGCGAAATGAATCCCAAAATCGAGGCCGTCGGAGCCTACGCGCCGCGGTTCCGGGTCTCCGCGGAAGCCTTCGAGGAGGCGTGGGGACAGTTCCACGCCGCCGGAGTGAACTCGAAGGCAGTCCCCGACGCCGACGAGGACGCCGTGACGATGGCGTACGAGGCGGCTTCGCGTGCGCTCGACGCGGCCGACCGCGCGGGAGCGGACGTGTCGTTCCTCGCGTTCGCGTCCACGACGCCGCCGCTGGCCGAGGAGGACCTGACCGCCCGACTCGGCGGGATGCTGTCGGTACCCCAATCCGCGACTCGTCACGTCTTCACGGGAAGCACGCGGGCCGGGACGCGGGCGCTCGACGCCGCGCTGTCGGCCGGGCCGTGGGAGCAGGAGGCCGACGACTCGCCGCCCTCCGGCGAGTCGGTCGGCCTCGTCGTCGCCGCCGACTGCCCGCGCGGGCGACCCGACAGCGACGAGGACCACGCCGCCGGAGCGGGCGCGGCCGCGTTCGTCCTCTCGGAGTCCGGCGGGAGTGCGGGCGGGGCAGAGGTCCGCGAACGCGCCGAGTACGCCAGCGAGTACCCCGGCACGCGCTTCCGGCGCGCAGGGTCGGAGGCAGTCGAAGGGCTCGGCGCGACCGGATACGAGCGCCGAGCGTTCACCGAGACGCTGGCCGGGGCAGTCGAGCAGTTAGACCTCGCCGACGCGAGCGAGGTTGACGCCGCGGCGGTCCAAGCCCCGAACGGCAAACTCCCCTACCGCGCGGCGGATGCGCTCGGCGTCGATACCGACCGGATTGGGGCGTGTGCGACCGTCCACGAGTTGGGCGACACCGCCGCGGCGAGCGTTCCGCTCGCGCTCGCTCGCGCGCTCGCGGACGGCGCGGAGACCGTTCTCGCGGCCTCGTTCGGCAGTGGCGCTGGCGCGGACGCTCTGCTGGTCGAGAACGCTGGCGGGGGGAGCGACGCCGACGGAATCCCTTCGTCGCTCGCGCTTGACGACGGCGAATCCGTCAGTTACGCCGAGTACCTCCGTAAGCGCGGCGAGTTGACCTCGGGACCGCCCGACGGCGGCGGCGCGTACGTCAGCGTCCCGTCGTGGCGACGGACCTTGGACCAGCGCCACCGCCTGCTGGCGGGCCGGTGTCCGGAGTGTGGCGGTCTCAACTTCCCGCCCGAAGGTGCCTGCAACGACTGCAAGGCGCTCGTGGACGGCTACGACGAGGTTCGACTCACCGGCGAGGGCACGGTGGAGGCGGCCACGGTCATCTCGCAGGGCGGCGCGCCGCCGGAGTTCGCCGAACAGCAGGCCCAGTCCGGCGACTTCGCCGTCGCGGTGGTCGCACTGGACGGTCCCGACGGCGACTCGGCGAGCGTCCCGGCGCAGGTTGTGGCCGCGGACCCCTCGGACGTGGCAATCGGCGACCCCGTGGAGACGACGATGCGCCGGGTCTACACCCAAGAGGGCGTGACGCGGTACGGGTTCAAGATTCGCCCGCGCGGGCCGGAAGGCGAGTAGGAGCGCCCGGCGCGTAGTCCGAAGGTTTATCTATTACCGGCAGTTATCCGGCCACATGGAGTTACCGACGCCCCAAGACATTCGGGAGCGCCGGACCGAACTCGGCCTGACCCAGAGCGAGTTGGCCGACCGTGCAGGGGTCTCTCAGCCACTCATCGCGCGAATCGAGGGCGGGGACGTTGACCCGCGACTCTCGACGCTCCGGCACATCGTGGACGCACTCGAAGAGTCGGAAGGCGACATCGTTCGCGCGGGCGACCTGATGCACGAGGACGTAGTTAGCGTCGGTCCCGACGACTCGGTGAGCCACGCCGTCTCGAAGATGCAGGAGGAGGGTTTCTCCCAGATGCCCGTCATCGAAAACGGCGTTCCGGTCGGCTCTATCAGCTTCGAGGACCTGATGAGCGTCGGCGAGGACGCCCGCGACCAACCGGTCAGCGAGTTCATGGGCGAGAGCTTCCCCACCAAGTCCCGGACCGCCACGCTCGACGAACTCAGCACCGACCTCGGCCACCACAAGGCCGTCGTCGTCACCGAACGCGGCAACACGGTCGGCATCATCACCGAGGCGGACATCGCGGCGCGGTTGTCGTAGGATTTTCGAGAGGCGGCGTCTGGCGAAATCTGCGGGAACCGAAGAGTATCAAGAATTATCGTACCGGAGCGTCCATTCGCAACCATGACCGAGTTCTCCGACAGAGTAGAGCAGGTGTCGATTAGCGGTATCCGCGAAGTGTTCGAGGCGGCGGGCGAGGACGCCATCAACCTCGGACTGGGCCAACCCGACTTCCCGACGCCCGAACACGCGCGACGGGCCGCAGTCGAGGCCATCGAAGCGGGG
It contains:
- a CDS encoding thiolase domain-containing protein, yielding MRDAYLVGAAQTDFGSFPDESYRSLFRTAFEAARDSVPAGMDSDDVDEAVVGTLGVGGRQLGLSGPAATEHVGLHGIPTTRVENACAASGYAVRQAVQAVRSGMADVVLAGGVEIMTDMSGDATKYWLGVSGETEWERLSGTTFAGVYAQMADAHMAEYGTTTEQMSHVAVKNHRNGAKNPHAQLGFECSLEDAENAQTVADPLTLYHCCPTTDGAAVALIASEDVVDEYTDDPIRVAGVGAASDAVGLFQRDSYTGIEASQRAAETAYRRAGVTPDDIDFAEVHDCFSIAEILAYEDLGFCEPGEGGELAESGTTALDGDLPVNTSGGLKSKGHPIGATGAGQVAEAFKQLSGDAGNRQVEDATRGLTHNVGGSGGAAVVHVFEREARSASNSRAAKPREKEREVAK
- a CDS encoding OB-fold domain-containing protein; the protein is MNPKIEAVGAYAPRFRVSAEAFEEAWGQFHAAGVNSKAVPDADEDAVTMAYEAASRALDAADRAGADVSFLAFASTTPPLAEEDLTARLGGMLSVPQSATRHVFTGSTRAGTRALDAALSAGPWEQEADDSPPSGESVGLVVAADCPRGRPDSDEDHAAGAGAAAFVLSESGGSAGGAEVRERAEYASEYPGTRFRRAGSEAVEGLGATGYERRAFTETLAGAVEQLDLADASEVDAAAVQAPNGKLPYRAADALGVDTDRIGACATVHELGDTAAASVPLALARALADGAETVLAASFGSGAGADALLVENAGGGSDADGIPSSLALDDGESVSYAEYLRKRGELTSGPPDGGGAYVSVPSWRRTLDQRHRLLAGRCPECGGLNFPPEGACNDCKALVDGYDEVRLTGEGTVEAATVISQGGAPPEFAEQQAQSGDFAVAVVALDGPDGDSASVPAQVVAADPSDVAIGDPVETTMRRVYTQEGVTRYGFKIRPRGPEGE
- a CDS encoding CBS domain-containing protein — protein: MELPTPQDIRERRTELGLTQSELADRAGVSQPLIARIEGGDVDPRLSTLRHIVDALEESEGDIVRAGDLMHEDVVSVGPDDSVSHAVSKMQEEGFSQMPVIENGVPVGSISFEDLMSVGEDARDQPVSEFMGESFPTKSRTATLDELSTDLGHHKAVVVTERGNTVGIITEADIAARLS